The Poecile atricapillus isolate bPoeAtr1 chromosome 37, bPoeAtr1.hap1, whole genome shotgun sequence genome window below encodes:
- the LOC131591068 gene encoding zinc finger protein 239-like: MLSRMEEEAVRKRKMPQDTQADKELRMETREDKSLQQNLVEEAVLCSSTTQESNGVEKARRSRTRRGCKRRSRGSEEDRPSLCREGGRRSRQGSELVVHEQPHNGEKPHVCLECGKSFRWSCQLIRHQMIHTGERPYECGECGKRFQLTSNLLLHQRTHTEEKPFRCPDCKKGFRQNSHLVRHQRIHTGERPHKCEQCGKSFSRSSHLICHQRIHTGEKPHKCRECGMSFRDRTSLIQHQRTHTGERPYECRECGKRFRQSSHLILHQRMHTGERPYECGECGKSFRQRFNLISHQLIHTGERPYECSKCGKRFPTSSSLFLHYRTHTEERPFQCSDCGKGFKHNSTLVTHRRIHTRERPQSVPSVGRASH; this comes from the exons atgCTTAGCAGGATGGAGGAGgaagctgtgaggaagaggaagatgccccaggacacccaggcag acaaggagctgaggatggagaccagggaggacaaatccctgcagcagaacctggtggaagaggccgttttgTGCAGTTCCACAACACAGGAATCCAACGGGGTGGAAAAGGCCCGGAGATCCCGCAcgaggaggggctgcaaacGCAGATCACGGGGATCTGAGGAGGACAGACCCagcctgtgccgggaaggcggccggagatccagacagggctctgagctggtggtccatgagcagcctCACaatggggagaagccccacgtgtgcttggagtgtgggaagagcttcaggtGGAGCTGCCAACTGATCAggcaccagatgatccacactggggagaggccctatgagtgtggggagtgtgggaagaggtttcagctCACTTCcaatctcctcctgcaccagcgcACGCACACTGAGGAGAagcccttccgctgccctgactgcaaGAAGGGATTCAGGCAAAATTCCCATCTTGTCaggcaccagcgcatccacactggggagaggccccaCAAGTGTGAgcaatgtgggaagagcttcagccggagctcccacctgatctgccaccagaggatccacactggggagaagccccacaagtgtAGGGAATGTGGGATGAGCTTCAGAGACAGGACCAGCCTGATCCAGcaccagaggacccacactggggagaggccctacgagtgtagggaatgtgggaagaggttcAGACAGAGCTCCCACCTGATCCTGCACCAGAGGATGCACACGGGGGaacggccctatgagtgtggggaatgtgggaagagcttcagacaGAGATTCAATCTGATCAGCCACCAactgatccacactggggagaggccctacgagtgttccaagtgtgggaagaggtttcccACCAGCTCCAGTCTCTTCCTGCACTATCGGactcacacagaggagaggcccttccagTGCTCCgactgtgggaagggcttcaagcacaactccacccTTGTCActcaccggcgcatccacaccAGGGAGAggccccagagtgtccccagtgtgggaagagcttctcactGA